In one Merismopedia glauca CCAP 1448/3 genomic region, the following are encoded:
- the hypB gene encoding hydrogenase nickel incorporation protein HypB, with product MHQTFNAALEINLLHANQAGADHNRSHFDEWGITCFNVMSSPGAGKTVLLERSLATLGAQFKIAVIEGDMTTELDADRLRQYGVPVIAINTGRSCHLDSKMVAGGIHRLAHEYNPREFELVIVENVGNLVCPAEFEVGEHAKIALLSITEGEDKPLKYPIMFQAADCLLITKMDLAPYLEVDINQIVANVRQINPYVTIIPVSAKTGEGLETWFEWVRRQIHQKSEHQLPLSISCANQ from the coding sequence ATGCACCAAACCTTTAACGCTGCCCTAGAAATCAACCTCCTGCACGCCAATCAAGCAGGTGCAGACCATAACCGAAGTCATTTTGATGAGTGGGGGATTACTTGTTTCAACGTGATGAGTAGTCCTGGTGCTGGCAAAACTGTATTGCTAGAGCGATCGCTTGCCACCTTGGGCGCTCAGTTCAAAATAGCCGTAATTGAAGGAGATATGACCACCGAATTAGATGCAGATAGGCTGCGTCAATATGGCGTGCCCGTAATTGCAATTAATACAGGTCGCTCGTGTCATCTCGATTCCAAAATGGTCGCTGGAGGAATTCATCGTTTAGCCCATGAATACAATCCCAGAGAATTTGAGCTAGTTATCGTCGAAAATGTCGGTAATCTGGTTTGTCCGGCTGAATTTGAAGTTGGAGAACACGCCAAAATCGCCTTACTCAGTATTACCGAAGGAGAAGACAAACCCCTCAAATATCCAATCATGTTTCAAGCGGCTGACTGTTTACTAATTACCAAAATGGATTTAGCGCCCTATTTAGAAGTAGATATCAATCAAATCGTCGCCAATGTCAGACAAATCAACCCTTACGTCACCATTATTCCCGTTTCCGCCAAGACTGGAGAGGGTCTAGAAACTTGGTTTGAGTGGGTTCGCCGTCAAATACATCAAAAAAGTGAGCATCAGCTTCCTCTATCAATATCTTGTGCAAATCAATAA
- a CDS encoding ABC transporter substrate-binding protein — translation MKKRSLLQYCIISIITLCVAVGCSNPATQIKTNSETGTSAPVSANLVRLGFSAWPGWFPWQVAQDQGIFAANKTPVDLKWFDGYLESISTLNTGQIDANSQTLGDTVSSIGGGTDLVVVLTNDNSTGNDKVIARPGINSVADLKGKKVAAEEGTVDHFLLLQGLKKAGLSAKDIQFVPLETGKAATAFVGGQVDAVAVFAPFTTQALKRGGSKELFSSKDFPGSISDHLVFTRKFVNEHGDLVQGLVNSWFATLDYIKANPDKAYEIMAKRAGVSIEEYKQYADGTSIFSVEQNLKAFPVGNNMASLPFAAKQMSQFLNEVGLVKTQPDLSKLFDDRFVKAYAEKAPKS, via the coding sequence ATGAAAAAGCGATCGCTCCTCCAGTACTGCATTATCTCTATCATTACCTTATGCGTTGCTGTCGGTTGCTCCAATCCTGCAACCCAAATTAAAACTAATAGCGAAACTGGTACAAGTGCCCCTGTGAGTGCAAATCTAGTCAGATTAGGCTTTAGTGCTTGGCCTGGTTGGTTTCCTTGGCAAGTGGCTCAAGACCAAGGAATTTTTGCCGCTAATAAGACACCTGTAGACCTGAAATGGTTTGATGGCTATCTAGAATCTATCAGCACCCTTAATACTGGACAAATTGATGCTAATAGCCAAACTTTGGGAGATACAGTCAGTTCTATAGGTGGTGGAACCGATCTAGTCGTTGTTTTGACTAATGATAACTCTACGGGCAATGATAAAGTGATTGCCCGCCCTGGCATTAACTCAGTCGCCGATCTCAAAGGGAAAAAAGTTGCTGCGGAAGAAGGAACTGTAGATCACTTTCTCTTACTTCAAGGGCTGAAAAAAGCAGGTTTATCGGCAAAAGATATTCAATTTGTGCCCTTAGAGACTGGTAAAGCTGCTACCGCCTTTGTTGGAGGTCAAGTTGATGCGGTGGCTGTTTTTGCTCCTTTTACTACCCAAGCCTTAAAACGTGGTGGTAGTAAAGAACTCTTTAGTTCTAAAGATTTTCCTGGATCGATTTCCGATCACTTGGTATTCACTCGTAAGTTTGTCAACGAACATGGCGACCTAGTTCAAGGGTTAGTGAATTCCTGGTTTGCCACTTTGGACTATATCAAAGCCAACCCCGACAAAGCTTACGAAATCATGGCGAAACGGGCTGGGGTCAGTATTGAAGAATACAAACAATATGCTGATGGCACCAGTATCTTCAGTGTTGAGCAAAACTTGAAAGCTTTCCCAGTAGGGAACAATATGGCTTCTTTGCCATTTGCAGCTAAACAGATGAGTCAATTTCTCAATGAAGTTGGTTTAGTCAAAACCCAACCAGATCTG
- the hypA gene encoding hydrogenase maturation nickel metallochaperone HypA, which produces MHETDMTKALIMTVKDWWLAQPDKPQVSQVHLTVGKFTCVEPASLEFAFQVQTRHTFLANAELIIRETPLIAFCHPCQQEYRPEIGIQYACPICHSPMEDIRSGRELKIDRIEYNSQVESYYAPNL; this is translated from the coding sequence ATGCACGAAACTGACATGACTAAAGCCTTAATTATGACAGTAAAAGATTGGTGGTTAGCGCAACCAGACAAGCCTCAAGTGTCCCAAGTGCATTTGACGGTGGGGAAATTTACCTGTGTCGAACCAGCGAGTTTAGAATTTGCCTTTCAAGTCCAGACCCGCCATACCTTTCTAGCCAACGCTGAACTAATCATTAGAGAAACTCCTTTAATTGCCTTTTGTCACCCTTGTCAGCAGGAGTATCGTCCAGAAATCGGCATTCAGTATGCTTGTCCGATTTGTCACTCACCAATGGAAGATATTCGTTCTGGACGAGAACTGAAAATTGACCGAATTGAATACAATTCCCAAGTGGAATCATACTATGCACCAAACCTTTAA
- a CDS encoding agmatinase family protein, which produces MTENAGFEPPQSLDSEAQRALEKEAKLSFTGWQQEVSQGLEFGLEAAESIRDRTIPTFSRGELPHYAGINTFLKAPYLEDVRRVGEYDVAIVGVPHDSGTTYRPGTRFGPQGIRRISALYTPYNFELGVDLREQITLCDAGDIFTIPANNEKSFDQISKGVAHVFSSGAFPILLGGDHSIGFPTVRGICRHLGDKKVGIIHFDRHVDTQETDLDERMHTCPWFHATNMANAPAKNLVQLGIGGWQVPRQGVKVCRERATNILTVTDIVERGIDAAADFALERALDGTDCVWISFDIDCIDAGFVPGTGWPEPGGLLPREALALLGKIIQKAPICGMEVVEVSPPYDVSDMTSLMATRVICDTMAHLVLSGQLPRKEKPAYIHAEANMQVDRAWN; this is translated from the coding sequence ATGACAGAAAATGCCGGATTCGAGCCGCCCCAATCTTTAGATAGTGAAGCCCAAAGAGCTTTAGAAAAAGAGGCAAAACTCTCTTTTACAGGTTGGCAGCAGGAAGTTAGTCAAGGTTTAGAATTTGGACTAGAAGCCGCCGAAAGCATCCGCGATCGCACTATTCCTACTTTTTCTCGCGGTGAGTTGCCCCATTATGCAGGTATCAACACTTTTCTCAAAGCACCGTATCTAGAAGACGTGCGGAGAGTTGGGGAATATGATGTGGCGATCGTTGGTGTTCCTCACGATTCTGGCACTACCTACCGTCCTGGCACTAGATTTGGTCCTCAAGGTATCCGCCGCATCTCTGCCCTCTATACCCCTTATAACTTCGAGTTAGGGGTAGATTTGCGAGAACAAATTACCCTGTGCGATGCAGGCGATATTTTCACCATTCCCGCGAATAACGAGAAATCTTTCGATCAAATTTCTAAAGGAGTTGCCCACGTCTTCAGTTCTGGGGCTTTTCCCATCCTGTTGGGGGGTGATCATTCCATCGGTTTCCCCACAGTTAGAGGTATCTGTCGGCATTTGGGAGATAAAAAAGTCGGAATTATCCACTTTGATCGCCACGTCGATACCCAAGAAACCGATTTAGACGAACGGATGCACACTTGTCCTTGGTTCCATGCTACCAATATGGCAAATGCACCCGCGAAAAACCTGGTTCAGCTTGGGATTGGTGGATGGCAAGTCCCTCGTCAAGGAGTCAAAGTTTGCCGCGAGAGAGCAACTAATATTCTCACAGTAACGGATATTGTCGAACGAGGAATTGATGCGGCGGCAGATTTTGCCTTAGAAAGAGCGTTAGATGGCACAGATTGCGTTTGGATTAGCTTTGATATTGACTGCATCGATGCTGGATTTGTCCCTGGTACGGGTTGGCCAGAACCAGGCGGCTTGCTCCCCCGTGAAGCTCTAGCTCTATTGGGTAAAATCATCCAAAAAGCCCCTATTTGCGGCATGGAAGTAGTGGAAGTATCCCCGCCCTACGATGTCAGCGACATGACCTCCTTGATGGCAACCCGCGTCATTTGTGACACGATGGCGCATCTGGTGTTATCTGGACAACTCCCCAGGAAAGAGAAGCCTGCATATATTCATGCAGAGGCGAATATGCAAGTAGATCGGGCTTGGAATTAA